A region of Fimbriimonadaceae bacterium DNA encodes the following proteins:
- the adk gene encoding adenylate kinase, which yields MSGLRIILIGPPGVGKGTQAALLEQQLRAKPLSSGVIFRSEIEAETDLGRLAKSYIDRGELVPNGVTIEMMAKRIRSEDCRKHGFILDGFPRTVRQAEALDQMLADMDIELDAVINLDVDDELVVSRLSGRLGCTKCGELYHVTNKPPKREGLCDKCNSPLFVRSDDQPETIRERLKVFHENTKPVIEHYEAKGMVRHVDGSLEPEDVYAAITAATKK from the coding sequence TTGAGCGGGTTGCGGATCATCCTGATCGGACCTCCCGGTGTCGGGAAGGGAACGCAAGCGGCTCTTCTGGAACAGCAGCTCCGCGCCAAGCCCCTTTCCTCGGGGGTTATCTTTCGATCCGAAATCGAGGCCGAAACGGACCTCGGGCGACTCGCCAAGAGCTATATCGACCGTGGAGAACTGGTGCCAAACGGCGTGACGATCGAGATGATGGCCAAGCGCATCCGGTCGGAAGACTGCCGGAAACACGGTTTCATTCTCGACGGCTTTCCCCGCACTGTGCGACAGGCCGAAGCGCTCGACCAGATGCTTGCGGACATGGACATCGAGCTCGACGCCGTGATCAATCTGGATGTCGACGACGAGCTTGTGGTCAGCCGCCTGAGTGGCAGGTTAGGCTGCACCAAGTGTGGAGAGCTCTACCACGTCACCAATAAGCCACCTAAGCGCGAGGGCCTCTGCGACAAGTGCAACAGCCCCCTCTTCGTACGGTCCGACGACCAACCGGAGACGATCCGCGAGCGGCTCAAGGTGTTTCACGAGAACACCAAGCCGGTGATCGAACACTACGAGGCCAAAGGGATGGTGCGACATGTTGACGGATCGCTTGAGCCCGAAGACGTCTATGCTGCCATCACCGCCGCGACCAAGAAATGA
- the map_1 gene encoding Methionine aminopeptidase 1 produces MIYLKRPEEIEKMRASGRVVARALKAMSEAIVPGKTTMLELDAIAVKIIEESGGVPSFLGYKGYPAATCISLNEVVVHGIPSERVLMPGDIVGLDLGVCLDGWVGDSAWTFAVGEISPEAQRLLNVTQEALFQGIAKAKIGNHIGDISHAVQKYVESLGYGVVRDLVGHGIGRKMHEEPSVPNFGKPGTGPALKEGMTICIEPMVAQGTWRVKTLPDDWTMVTADGKLAAHFEHMIAITRSGPDILTLL; encoded by the coding sequence ATGATCTATCTCAAGCGGCCTGAAGAGATCGAGAAAATGAGGGCTTCGGGGCGGGTTGTGGCCCGTGCGCTCAAGGCGATGAGCGAAGCCATCGTGCCCGGAAAGACCACGATGCTCGAGCTCGATGCGATCGCGGTCAAGATCATCGAGGAGTCAGGGGGCGTGCCAAGCTTCTTAGGCTACAAAGGCTATCCCGCCGCGACCTGCATCTCGCTAAACGAAGTGGTCGTGCACGGCATTCCCAGCGAGCGGGTGCTCATGCCGGGTGATATTGTCGGCCTCGACCTCGGCGTATGCCTTGATGGGTGGGTGGGCGATTCCGCCTGGACCTTTGCCGTGGGCGAGATCTCGCCCGAAGCCCAGCGGCTGCTCAACGTGACCCAGGAGGCGCTCTTCCAAGGGATAGCCAAGGCGAAGATCGGTAACCACATCGGCGACATCTCGCACGCGGTGCAGAAATATGTGGAGTCGCTTGGCTATGGCGTTGTTCGCGATCTCGTCGGACACGGGATCGGCCGCAAGATGCATGAGGAGCCGAGCGTTCCCAATTTCGGAAAGCCTGGCACCGGCCCGGCCCTCAAGGAAGGGATGACGATCTGCATCGAGCCGATGGTGGCGCAGGGAACGTGGAGGGTGAAGACCTTGCCCGACGACTGGACGATGGTGACCGCCGACGGCAAACTCGCCGCCCATTTCGAGCACATGATCGCGATCACTCGTTCTGGCCCGGACATTCTCACCCTGTTGTAA
- the iolG_12 gene encoding Myo-inositol 2-dehydrogenase, with the protein MHVRVGFMGIAHLHAASYAHSFKALGGASVTGIWDPDASRGRAFASEYGLTPLESAHALLESCDAVVIASENSRHAELGMQALEAGRHVLCEKPLVIDLKAGRRLVDLAKSKGLVLMTAFPCPYSPAFHRLQDRLRKGEIGKLRAICSTNRGTCPMGWFVEKQWSGGGAMIDHTVHVADLLWRLVGKEPVRVHAQVANKIYGQDWEDSAMLTLEYPGGVFATLDSSWSRPKSYKTWGDVTMRVIGDAGLLDLDMFNQSVETYRNDASPAGRLSGYGSNLDMAIAQEFLRAIGKGDQKPLTSGEDGLRAAAVALTAYASLESGLPTRLQAA; encoded by the coding sequence ATGCACGTGCGGGTTGGATTCATGGGGATCGCGCATCTTCATGCGGCAAGCTATGCCCATAGTTTCAAGGCGCTGGGAGGCGCAAGCGTCACCGGAATCTGGGATCCTGACGCCAGTCGTGGCCGAGCCTTCGCCAGCGAGTACGGACTGACCCCTCTCGAATCGGCCCATGCCCTTCTCGAGTCCTGCGACGCGGTTGTGATCGCGTCGGAAAATTCGCGCCACGCCGAGCTCGGAATGCAAGCCTTGGAGGCCGGACGCCATGTCCTGTGCGAGAAGCCGCTCGTCATTGATCTCAAGGCGGGCCGGAGGCTGGTGGATCTCGCGAAGTCCAAGGGCCTCGTTCTCATGACCGCTTTTCCCTGTCCCTATTCGCCGGCCTTTCACCGGCTCCAAGATAGGCTGAGAAAGGGTGAGATCGGCAAGCTGCGCGCGATCTGTTCCACGAATCGTGGAACCTGCCCGATGGGTTGGTTCGTGGAAAAGCAGTGGTCCGGTGGCGGCGCGATGATCGACCATACCGTCCACGTTGCCGACCTCCTATGGAGACTCGTGGGTAAGGAGCCCGTGCGAGTCCACGCACAGGTCGCCAACAAGATCTATGGCCAAGATTGGGAGGATTCGGCGATGCTGACCCTCGAATATCCAGGCGGGGTGTTTGCCACCCTCGACTCGAGTTGGTCCCGTCCGAAGAGCTACAAGACCTGGGGCGATGTCACGATGCGTGTCATCGGCGACGCTGGCCTTCTCGACCTCGACATGTTCAACCAAAGCGTCGAGACCTACCGGAACGACGCCAGTCCGGCGGGAAGGTTGAGCGGCTATGGATCCAATCTCGACATGGCGATTGCGCAAGAGTTCCTGCGGGCGATCGGCAAAGGAGATCAGAAGCCTCTCACCAGCGGGGAAGATGGGTTGCGGGCGGCGGCGGTGGCGCTCACCGCTTATGCCAGTTTGGAAAGCGGGCTTCCAACTCGGCTACAGGCCGCTTAA
- the gcvT_1 gene encoding Aminomethyltransferase codes for MTAATALRTPLHAAHLRHGARMVEFAGYDMPVQYTGIIAETKAVREGAGMFDVSHMARLKYEGERTLEFLEWITTNDVSKLSDGTGQYSLLPNDNGGCVDDIIVYRIHDTEFRMVVNAANHAKDVAWIKSQNRFGVDIEDYTDRTAMIAVQGPTAAQLLESISSDSESMAAAPLFGVVNTVIAGIPCFAARSGYTGEDGFELICSAEHAEHLWEALAKVGVVPCGLGSRDTLRVEAGLPLYGHELGDDLSPIAAGLGWVISKTKSFIGSEPINKARAEGTPKKLQGVRLDAKRLTAPEMGIFVEGQEVGAITSGVVSPTLDCGIAFAFVDASIPLNTPCEVQIRGKGEPATIVSKRFLKGK; via the coding sequence ATGACCGCCGCCACCGCTCTCAGGACTCCGCTTCATGCCGCCCACCTTCGTCACGGCGCCCGAATGGTGGAATTCGCAGGCTATGACATGCCGGTCCAGTACACCGGGATCATCGCGGAAACCAAGGCAGTGCGCGAAGGCGCGGGCATGTTCGACGTGAGCCATATGGCCCGCCTGAAGTACGAAGGCGAGCGAACGCTGGAGTTTCTTGAATGGATCACGACGAACGACGTCTCGAAGCTGAGCGACGGCACCGGCCAATACTCGCTCCTGCCCAATGACAACGGCGGTTGCGTGGACGATATCATCGTCTATCGGATTCACGACACCGAGTTCCGCATGGTCGTCAACGCCGCCAACCACGCGAAGGACGTCGCGTGGATCAAGTCCCAGAACCGGTTTGGCGTGGACATCGAGGATTACACCGATCGCACCGCCATGATCGCGGTTCAAGGTCCCACCGCGGCGCAGTTGCTGGAATCGATTTCTTCGGATTCAGAATCGATGGCGGCGGCGCCGTTATTCGGCGTCGTCAACACCGTCATTGCCGGCATCCCGTGCTTTGCCGCCCGATCGGGTTACACGGGAGAGGACGGCTTCGAGCTGATTTGCAGCGCGGAGCATGCGGAGCACCTTTGGGAAGCTCTGGCCAAGGTCGGCGTCGTGCCCTGCGGTCTCGGTTCCCGGGATACGCTCCGGGTCGAGGCGGGACTACCGCTCTACGGCCACGAACTCGGCGACGACCTCAGCCCGATTGCCGCCGGTCTGGGCTGGGTGATTTCCAAGACCAAGTCATTCATCGGCAGCGAGCCGATCAACAAGGCGAGGGCCGAGGGAACGCCGAAAAAGCTGCAAGGCGTCCGACTCGACGCCAAGCGCCTGACCGCCCCGGAAATGGGGATCTTCGTGGAAGGACAGGAAGTGGGCGCCATCACCAGCGGTGTCGTTTCCCCCACGCTCGATTGCGGCATCGCCTTCGCCTTCGTGGATGCATCCATCCCGCTGAATACGCCTTGCGAAGTCCAGATCCGTGGCAAGGGCGAGCCGGCCACGATCGTGAGCAAACGATTCCTGAAGGGCAAGTAG
- the nth gene encoding Endonuclease III has protein sequence MLQQTQVATVLPYYERWMRRFPTVEDLARAEIDDVLALWQGLGYYRRCRNLLAGAKWIGEHGMPQSREAWRNVPGVGDYTSAAIASICFGEPVAVVDGNVERVHARHCASELVGSRLRRQAQAWAQDLLVCDHPCDFNQAMMELGARVCRPRNPQCQDCPLNISCLANRSGTQSEFPRRTAPIQVREIDKHFVIHTNEDRVVMVRIPDGQWAEGMWSFPEVVPEPCDRPLVQFSYQVTHHRISATASVRETRYQGDGTEMTPEEVEAAALPAPQRKIWEAYKASYAGIKTRRRATTASR, from the coding sequence ATGCTGCAGCAGACCCAGGTCGCCACCGTCCTGCCCTACTACGAGCGGTGGATGCGGCGGTTTCCGACCGTCGAGGACCTTGCCCGGGCCGAGATTGACGATGTTCTCGCGTTGTGGCAAGGGCTCGGTTACTACCGGCGCTGCCGCAACCTCCTAGCCGGAGCGAAGTGGATCGGCGAGCACGGCATGCCGCAATCCAGGGAGGCCTGGCGGAACGTGCCGGGAGTCGGCGACTACACGTCGGCAGCGATTGCTTCGATCTGTTTTGGCGAGCCGGTCGCCGTCGTCGATGGCAACGTCGAGCGGGTCCATGCCCGCCACTGCGCATCGGAACTGGTGGGATCAAGGCTCAGACGACAAGCTCAGGCATGGGCACAGGACCTGCTGGTCTGCGACCATCCATGCGACTTCAACCAGGCGATGATGGAGCTCGGCGCAAGAGTCTGCCGACCGCGCAACCCCCAATGCCAGGACTGCCCTCTAAACATTAGTTGCTTAGCCAATCGATCTGGTACCCAAAGTGAGTTTCCCCGCAGGACAGCCCCGATCCAGGTGCGCGAGATCGACAAACACTTTGTAATCCATACGAATGAGGATCGGGTGGTTATGGTCCGGATTCCCGATGGTCAGTGGGCCGAAGGAATGTGGTCGTTCCCCGAAGTTGTCCCGGAACCATGTGATCGGCCCTTGGTCCAGTTCAGCTATCAGGTGACCCACCATCGCATTAGCGCCACCGCATCGGTTCGGGAAACCCGCTATCAGGGGGATGGAACAGAAATGACTCCGGAGGAGGTCGAAGCGGCGGCTCTTCCCGCCCCCCAACGGAAAATCTGGGAAGCCTACAAGGCGTCTTACGCTGGGATCAAAACCAGAAGGCGCGCAACCACGGCATCCCGGTAG
- the ybaL_1 gene encoding putative cation/proton antiporter YbaL — translation MAFAVGWLAGRVGLPPLVGYLGAGLLLSSQRYDPGPLVGQLSDVGVALLLFVVGLKVRWQSLVGREVVGVGILHFLLLGALGTLLMAGLGLTGKPGMILGLCLGLSSTVVTIKLLESRSELGAYHGRVAVGILILQDLLAIGLLVWLGSKAISPAALLLLAIPLSRPLVAQILERCGHSELMLLFGIAAAIGGASLATYLGISPELGALLAGIALAGHERSNELAKTIWGVRELLLVAFFLQIGMMGLPPSSDFGAVALILLAVPAKAYLFFVLFTRFRLRSRTAFVASTGLASFSEFALIVGNAAAGNGVLPEKWVPILGLATLISMAVVAPVNRNVHTLYERLGSWLRRFERGALHEEHEPTHLGAADWVIIGMGRTGGGAYKALEAQGHRPIGLDADPAKISRSIAKGRRVVYGDAEDPELWTGLDVGGIHGVLLTLPDLEAKVRAIRYLRARGFTGIIAATTLYNEEDPIMLRHGVDILVHPFAGAGERLAQEAMQAVKA, via the coding sequence ATGGCGTTTGCGGTCGGGTGGCTGGCCGGCCGGGTCGGGCTGCCGCCACTCGTGGGCTACCTTGGCGCCGGGCTCCTTCTCTCATCCCAGCGCTATGATCCGGGGCCGCTCGTGGGGCAGCTCTCCGACGTTGGCGTCGCTCTCCTCCTCTTCGTCGTGGGGCTCAAAGTTCGATGGCAATCGCTCGTCGGCCGCGAGGTCGTGGGAGTGGGCATCCTGCACTTTCTGCTTCTCGGCGCGCTTGGCACGCTCCTGATGGCCGGCTTGGGACTGACCGGCAAGCCGGGGATGATCCTCGGGCTGTGCCTGGGGCTCTCCAGCACGGTCGTCACCATCAAGCTTCTGGAATCCCGATCGGAGCTCGGCGCATATCATGGCCGCGTCGCCGTCGGCATCCTCATTCTGCAGGACCTTCTCGCGATCGGTCTGCTGGTCTGGCTCGGCAGCAAAGCCATCTCTCCCGCCGCGTTGCTGCTGCTCGCAATTCCCCTTTCGCGTCCGCTCGTAGCCCAGATTCTCGAACGCTGCGGCCACAGCGAACTGATGCTGCTGTTCGGCATCGCAGCGGCTATCGGGGGAGCTTCTCTTGCCACATACCTTGGCATCTCGCCCGAGCTCGGAGCGCTTCTCGCCGGGATCGCCCTTGCCGGCCACGAACGATCGAACGAACTGGCGAAGACTATCTGGGGCGTCCGGGAGCTGCTGCTCGTTGCTTTCTTCCTCCAGATCGGCATGATGGGTTTGCCGCCGAGCAGTGACTTCGGAGCGGTCGCGCTGATCCTGCTTGCGGTTCCGGCAAAGGCCTATCTCTTCTTCGTGCTGTTCACCCGGTTTCGCTTAAGGTCGCGCACGGCATTTGTCGCCTCTACCGGTCTGGCGAGCTTCAGCGAATTTGCCCTTATCGTCGGGAATGCAGCCGCAGGCAACGGTGTCTTGCCGGAGAAGTGGGTGCCCATTCTCGGCCTGGCGACCCTGATCAGCATGGCCGTGGTCGCGCCGGTCAATCGCAATGTCCACACGCTGTACGAGCGCCTCGGCTCCTGGTTACGGAGATTCGAGCGCGGTGCGCTTCACGAGGAGCATGAACCCACCCACCTTGGTGCGGCCGATTGGGTGATTATCGGCATGGGGCGGACCGGAGGCGGTGCGTACAAGGCGCTCGAAGCGCAGGGCCATCGGCCAATCGGGCTCGATGCCGACCCTGCGAAGATCTCACGCAGTATTGCCAAGGGCCGCCGGGTGGTTTATGGCGATGCCGAAGACCCCGAGCTTTGGACGGGCCTCGATGTCGGGGGCATCCATGGCGTTCTCCTGACCCTGCCCGATCTTGAAGCCAAAGTCAGGGCAATCCGGTATCTGCGGGCTCGCGGGTTCACCGGCATCATTGCGGCGACAACGCTTTACAACGAAGAGGATCCGATCATGCTCCGACATGGTGTCGATATCCTGGTTCATCCCTTTGCCGGCGCCGGCGAGCGTCTGGCCCAAGAGGCGATGCAGGCGGTGAAGGCTTAA
- the dut gene encoding Deoxyuridine 5'-triphosphate nucleotidohydrolase, translating to MDVCALEDVSLQPMERQLIRTGIRVEIPDGYEIQVRPRSGLAYKHGIALVNSPGTIDSDYRGEIGILAINLGSEAVELKMGDRIAQLVLCPVTRIEWNLTEGLTASERGSGGFGSTGK from the coding sequence ATGGATGTCTGCGCCCTTGAGGACGTGTCTCTGCAGCCTATGGAGCGTCAGTTGATTCGGACGGGTATCCGCGTTGAAATACCGGATGGTTACGAAATCCAGGTTCGCCCGCGGTCGGGCTTGGCCTACAAGCACGGTATTGCCTTGGTCAACTCCCCGGGCACGATCGACTCGGATTATCGCGGTGAAATCGGAATTTTAGCGATCAATTTGGGATCAGAGGCAGTCGAACTTAAAATGGGCGATCGCATCGCTCAACTGGTGCTTTGCCCGGTGACGCGGATCGAATGGAACTTGACCGAAGGGCTAACGGCTTCGGAACGCGGCAGCGGGGGATTTGGTAGTACAGGCAAATAG
- a CDS encoding hypothetical protein (UPF0271 protein TTHB195): MPNIDLNVDAGEGVGNESQIFPLVSSANIACGAHAGSLPIALEAAELAASVGLRIGCHPGFPDKAGFGRREPGDGWTLAPDAIWDSLVMQLESIVDRSRYLKPHGALYNLATEPGQAAAWVEGLIERFRLPLMGLPGTYHEAIARHGFIREGFADRRYTADGRLTPRSEPGAVFHEPDQIAAGVLSLAERVDSICIHGDHEHAVETAALVRRTLEKAGWTISAER, translated from the coding sequence ATGCCTAATATCGACCTCAATGTCGACGCCGGCGAAGGTGTCGGCAACGAGTCCCAGATTTTCCCGCTGGTGAGCTCGGCCAATATCGCTTGCGGCGCCCACGCCGGCAGTCTCCCGATCGCCCTCGAGGCCGCAGAATTGGCAGCATCCGTCGGACTGCGCATCGGCTGCCATCCTGGATTTCCGGACAAAGCAGGTTTTGGCCGCCGTGAGCCCGGGGATGGCTGGACGCTGGCGCCGGATGCAATCTGGGACAGCCTGGTCATGCAGCTTGAGTCGATCGTCGATCGCTCGCGCTATCTGAAGCCGCACGGCGCGCTGTATAACCTCGCCACCGAACCGGGACAGGCCGCCGCATGGGTCGAGGGTCTGATCGAGCGGTTTCGGCTGCCGTTGATGGGATTGCCCGGAACCTACCACGAAGCAATTGCGCGCCACGGCTTCATCCGCGAAGGCTTCGCCGACCGCCGCTACACGGCCGACGGAAGGCTTACGCCGAGATCGGAGCCGGGAGCCGTCTTTCATGAGCCCGATCAAATTGCCGCAGGCGTGCTCTCACTAGCGGAACGGGTTGACTCGATCTGCATTCACGGCGACCACGAGCATGCGGTGGAAACCGCCGCACTGGTGCGGCGAACCCTCGAAAAAGCAGGATGGACGATCAGCGCCGAACGATAA
- the trxB gene encoding Thioredoxin reductase has product MTFPVTRLRVLPGPGTPSPVTDTRPDSQRYASLVPMVRNVVIIGSGPAGYTAALYASRASLEPMLFSGLEPGGQLMITTDVENYPGFPEGILGPEMMELFQKQAERFGTEIVHQEVTEVDLCQRPFRIKSPDHEVEARTVIIATGASAKWLGLPSEVTFGGFGVSACATCDGFFFRGKDVIVVGGGDTAMEEANYLTRHCNKVFLVHRRNEFRASKIMQDRVLNNPKVEVVWNSALDEILGDTEPVKKVTGVRLRDTISDETREMPIGGVFIAIGHKPNSDLFKGKLEMDEVGYLKVEPHSTKTKIPGVFACGDVADSYYRQAVTAAGTGCMAAIDAERFLEHEGH; this is encoded by the coding sequence ATGACGTTCCCCGTTACCCGCCTCCGGGTCCTCCCCGGCCCCGGTACCCCGTCCCCGGTCACCGATACCCGGCCCGATTCCCAGAGGTACGCTTCTCTCGTCCCCATGGTTCGAAACGTCGTCATTATCGGCTCCGGTCCGGCCGGATACACGGCTGCCCTTTATGCGTCGCGCGCCAGCCTTGAGCCCATGCTCTTCTCGGGCCTCGAGCCAGGCGGCCAGCTCATGATCACGACCGATGTCGAGAATTACCCCGGCTTTCCGGAAGGCATTCTCGGCCCCGAGATGATGGAGCTTTTTCAGAAGCAGGCGGAGCGCTTCGGCACCGAAATCGTCCATCAAGAAGTGACCGAGGTCGATCTGTGCCAGCGGCCGTTCAGGATCAAGTCGCCTGACCATGAAGTCGAGGCGCGCACTGTCATCATCGCGACCGGTGCCAGCGCGAAGTGGTTGGGACTCCCGTCGGAAGTGACGTTCGGAGGATTCGGCGTCAGCGCCTGCGCCACGTGCGATGGCTTCTTCTTCCGAGGCAAGGACGTCATCGTCGTCGGCGGAGGCGACACCGCTATGGAGGAAGCCAACTACCTGACCCGCCACTGCAACAAGGTGTTTCTCGTTCACCGAAGGAACGAGTTCCGTGCGAGCAAGATCATGCAGGACCGGGTGCTCAACAACCCGAAAGTCGAGGTCGTCTGGAATTCGGCCCTCGACGAGATTCTCGGTGATACCGAGCCGGTCAAAAAGGTAACGGGTGTGCGACTGCGCGACACGATCAGCGACGAGACTCGCGAGATGCCAATTGGCGGCGTCTTCATCGCGATCGGCCACAAGCCGAACAGTGACCTGTTCAAAGGGAAGCTGGAGATGGATGAAGTCGGCTATTTGAAGGTTGAGCCGCACTCGACCAAGACTAAGATCCCCGGGGTCTTCGCCTGTGGCGATGTGGCCGACAGCTACTATCGGCAAGCGGTCACGGCGGCCGGTACTGGATGCATGGCCGCAATCGACGCGGAGCGCTTTCTCGAGCACGAGGGACACTAG
- the glmU_1 gene encoding Bifunctional protein GlmU: MKALILAGGTGSRLRPITYSMAKQLVPVANKPVIEYGIESIAEAGIREFGVIVGDTGPAVEAAVGDGSRWGIRITYIPQPAPLGLAHAVQTAQPFLGDDDFIMYLGDNLIKSSVAGLVQEFETHRPAATILLTPVPNPSSFGVAEMEAGRVTRLEEKPPQPRSNLALVGVYLFDRRIHDSIATLKPSARGEYEITDAIQGLIDRGLEVRSHIVEGWWKDTGTVEAMLDANRLILEDLEPANEGTVDGASRVEGRVRIGKGSQVIGSVVRGPAIIGENCVIEGGFVGPFTAIDSGSILRRSEVEYSIVLGDTVIEDVPHRIQGSLIGRGARVTRASAKPAGFRLVLGDSSAVELP, encoded by the coding sequence ATGAAAGCCCTGATCCTCGCCGGCGGAACCGGCTCGCGGCTGAGGCCGATCACCTATTCGATGGCCAAGCAGCTGGTGCCGGTCGCCAACAAGCCGGTAATCGAATACGGCATCGAGTCGATTGCCGAAGCGGGGATCCGCGAATTCGGCGTCATCGTCGGTGACACCGGCCCGGCGGTGGAAGCAGCGGTCGGCGATGGATCACGGTGGGGAATACGGATCACCTATATCCCCCAGCCCGCGCCGCTCGGCCTCGCCCATGCCGTCCAGACGGCGCAGCCGTTCCTCGGCGATGACGACTTCATCATGTACCTGGGCGACAACTTGATCAAGTCAAGCGTTGCCGGACTGGTGCAGGAGTTCGAAACCCACCGACCCGCTGCCACGATCCTCCTCACGCCGGTGCCGAATCCATCGTCGTTCGGCGTGGCAGAAATGGAAGCTGGCCGTGTCACCAGGTTGGAGGAAAAGCCACCGCAGCCGCGATCCAATCTCGCACTGGTCGGGGTTTATCTGTTCGATCGGAGAATCCACGACTCGATCGCGACCCTGAAGCCCAGCGCCCGGGGCGAGTACGAGATCACCGACGCCATCCAGGGCCTTATCGACCGTGGCTTGGAGGTCCGGTCCCACATCGTGGAAGGGTGGTGGAAGGACACCGGCACGGTGGAAGCGATGCTCGACGCCAACCGGCTGATCCTGGAGGACCTTGAGCCGGCTAACGAAGGCACGGTCGATGGCGCCTCGCGAGTCGAGGGCCGGGTACGAATCGGGAAGGGGTCCCAGGTCATCGGCAGCGTCGTTCGCGGGCCGGCCATTATCGGCGAGAATTGCGTCATCGAAGGGGGTTTCGTGGGGCCATTCACCGCCATCGATTCGGGTTCGATCCTGCGCCGCAGCGAGGTCGAGTATTCCATCGTGCTCGGGGATACGGTGATCGAGGACGTGCCGCACCGGATTCAGGGCTCGCTGATCGGGCGCGGCGCGCGAGTCACCCGGGCGTCGGCGAAGCCGGCGGGGTTCCGCCTGGTACTCGGTGATTCGAGCGCGGTGGAATTGCCGTAG